Sequence from the Bacillaceae bacterium S4-13-56 genome:
ACTAAAACCGTCACATCATGTGAAAACGCCGAAGCGACCTACATCCTCGAAAATTTTCGCTGGAGCTAGACAAATTTTATGCTTTATCTTATAAAAAAAGCCTAACTACATCTTCATCCATGTAGGCTGGCTTTTTCACATTCTTTATTTTTATTTTTCTAATTTCTTGATCTCCTCTTCATCTAACCCTGTCATCTCCATTATTTCCTCAATTGACTTACCTTTTTCCAGCATTCGTTTACCCACCTCGTGAATTGCTGCTTCTTTCCCTTTTTCTATTCCCTTTTCTATTCCTTTTTCTATTCCCTTTTCTATCCCTTTTCGCTCATAGG
This genomic interval carries:
- a CDS encoding transposase, giving the protein YERKGIEKGIEKGIEKGIEKGKEAAIHEVGKRMLEKGKSIEEIMEMTGLDEEEIKKLEK